The following are encoded in a window of Bacillus sp. SORGH_AS_0510 genomic DNA:
- a CDS encoding TIGR04053 family radical SAM/SPASM domain-containing protein — translation MAFSRDFNKDPFIVIWELTRACQLKCLHCRAEAQYRRDPRELSYEEGKQLIDQIYEMNNPMLVFTGGDPLMREDVFDIAKYAVKKGVRVSMTPSATPNVKKEAIEKAKEVGLSRWAFSIDGPTAEVHDHFRGTAGSFDLTMERIKYLHELEIPIQINTVISRYNINYLDEMAKMVEDLNCVLWSVFFLVPTGRGQESDMISPVEHEKVFRWLYDLSKRVSFDIKTTAAQHYRRVVIQQKMREAREHTAEIDYLSALTEQGLTGSIDGLGRAPKGVNDGNGFVFISHIGDVYPSGLLPVKAGNVRDQPLAEIYRESPIFKSLRNPDLYKGKCGVCEFRHVCGGSRSRAYAMTGDYLESEPFCVYIPKAQREKQDQK, via the coding sequence ATGGCTTTTAGCCGAGATTTCAATAAAGACCCATTTATCGTTATTTGGGAACTAACCCGTGCTTGCCAGTTAAAGTGTTTACATTGTCGGGCTGAAGCACAATATAGAAGAGATCCCCGTGAACTTTCCTATGAGGAAGGAAAGCAATTAATTGATCAAATATATGAAATGAACAATCCGATGCTAGTCTTTACCGGAGGAGATCCTTTAATGCGGGAGGATGTATTTGATATAGCGAAATATGCTGTTAAAAAAGGTGTTCGAGTATCTATGACTCCGAGTGCCACGCCAAATGTAAAGAAAGAAGCGATTGAAAAGGCAAAAGAGGTGGGGCTTTCTCGTTGGGCGTTTAGTATCGATGGACCTACAGCAGAAGTACATGACCATTTCCGGGGTACGGCAGGATCATTCGATCTAACGATGGAACGAATAAAATATTTACATGAGCTGGAAATTCCTATCCAAATTAATACTGTTATTTCAAGATATAATATCAATTATCTCGATGAAATGGCAAAAATGGTTGAGGATTTAAACTGTGTATTGTGGAGTGTCTTTTTTCTTGTACCGACCGGCAGAGGACAAGAATCTGATATGATTTCCCCAGTTGAACACGAAAAGGTGTTTAGATGGCTTTATGATTTAAGCAAACGGGTTTCCTTTGATATAAAAACAACAGCAGCCCAGCATTATCGCCGTGTAGTCATCCAGCAAAAAATGCGCGAAGCTAGGGAACATACAGCCGAGATAGATTATTTAAGCGCATTAACTGAACAGGGATTAACAGGGTCCATCGATGGTTTGGGACGAGCTCCGAAAGGCGTTAATGATGGTAATGGTTTTGTCTTTATCTCACATATTGGAGATGTGTATCCTAGCGGACTTTTACCGGTAAAAGCAGGGAATGTAAGAGATCAGCCATTGGCTGAAATTTACCGGGAGTCACCAATTTTTAAATCATTACGGAATCCTGACCTTTATAAAGGAAAATGTGGTGTTTGTGAATTCCGTCATGTTTGTGGTGGATCTAGATCAAGAGCATATGCTATGACGGGTGACTATTTGGAAAGCGAACCATTCTGTGTCTATATTCCGAAAGCACAACGTGAGAAACAGGATCAAAAGTAA
- a CDS encoding DUF3813 domain-containing protein: protein MGNQLFQEARRFVEMAKSANPAELDSSVAKAKNALSSAFANSTAAEQAQLQQMQQELEQIR, encoded by the coding sequence ATGGGAAACCAATTGTTCCAGGAAGCACGGAGATTTGTTGAAATGGCGAAGTCTGCCAACCCAGCTGAACTTGATTCTTCTGTAGCAAAGGCGAAGAATGCACTTAGTTCTGCCTTTGCCAACTCGACAGCAGCAGAACAGGCACAGCTCCAACAAATGCAACAAGAGCTTGAACAGATCAGATAG
- a CDS encoding Crp/Fnr family transcriptional regulator, translating to MNTTIKPTHSIEIKELLRFADRRFRSERGSFLFQEGMQAEELYIIISGKVQISKITSDGRELSLRICGANDICGELTLFTDNPRYLLSAKVVEEGDIVAIKKDVIESEIFQNSKLAFEFMKWMSDHFRKTQTKFRDLVLNGKRGALFSTLIRMSNSYGIQKDNAILIDLPLTNQELANFCGTSRESTNRILSDLKKDHIISVKRGKITILDLQYLKDEIGCENCPAVYCSIE from the coding sequence ATGAATACAACTATTAAACCAACTCATTCCATTGAGATAAAAGAATTACTTCGATTTGCAGATCGGAGATTTAGAAGTGAGAGAGGGAGTTTCTTATTTCAGGAAGGCATGCAAGCGGAGGAACTCTACATTATCATTTCTGGAAAAGTACAAATCAGCAAAATCACTTCAGATGGACGTGAACTCTCATTAAGAATTTGCGGTGCAAACGATATTTGTGGTGAACTAACTCTCTTTACGGATAACCCAAGGTATTTATTGAGTGCCAAGGTTGTAGAAGAGGGAGATATTGTTGCAATTAAAAAAGATGTGATTGAAAGTGAAATTTTCCAAAATAGTAAGCTTGCTTTTGAATTTATGAAATGGATGAGTGACCATTTTAGAAAAACACAGACTAAATTCCGTGACCTTGTTCTAAACGGGAAACGCGGAGCTCTTTTCTCCACTCTTATTCGGATGTCAAACAGCTATGGCATTCAAAAAGATAACGCGATTCTTATTGACTTACCACTAACGAATCAAGAACTAGCAAACTTCTGTGGGACCTCAAGAGAAAGTACTAATCGAATTCTTAGTGATTTAAAAAAAGATCATATTATTTCTGTCAAACGTGGAAAGATTACGATATTAGACCTTCAATATTTAAAAGATGAAATAGGCTGCGAAAATTGTCCTGCTGTGTACTGTAGCATCGAATAG
- a CDS encoding metal-sulfur cluster assembly factor, which translates to MNEDLRENIMGALELVIDPELGVDIVNLGLVYKTEMDDEGNLTIDMTLTSMGCPLAGTIVDQVKRALADIPEVKDVEVNIVWNPPWNKEMMSRYAKIALGIR; encoded by the coding sequence ATGAATGAGGATTTAAGAGAAAATATTATGGGTGCCCTTGAATTAGTTATTGACCCAGAACTAGGTGTAGATATAGTTAATTTAGGTTTAGTATATAAGACCGAAATGGACGATGAAGGAAATCTTACTATTGATATGACATTAACATCAATGGGCTGTCCGTTAGCTGGAACAATTGTAGACCAGGTTAAGAGAGCCCTGGCAGATATTCCTGAAGTTAAGGACGTAGAAGTAAATATCGTATGGAATCCGCCTTGGAATAAGGAAATGATGTCCCGCTATGCAAAAATTGCTTTAGGGATTCGATAA
- a CDS encoding Cof-type HAD-IIB family hydrolase, which translates to MAERHLIALDLDGTLLKDDKTISLKTKQIINKARAEGHIVMIATGRPYRSSEMYYRELNLDTPIVNFNGAFMHHPLDPNWGFYHEPLDVKVAKDIVEACRSFHFHNIIAEVIDDVYFHYHDEKLLDIFSFGNPKITTGDLAEFLQDSPTSMLIHTEEDQLQTIRQHLSDVHAEVIDHRSWAAPWHVIEIIKIGLNKAVGLKKASDYFGIPAERIIAFGDEDNDLEMLEYAGHGIAMGNAIDQVKNIANDVTLSNEQDGVGEYLADLLNLKI; encoded by the coding sequence ATGGCAGAGAGACATTTAATCGCATTAGATTTAGATGGGACATTGCTCAAAGATGATAAAACCATCTCTTTAAAAACCAAACAAATTATTAACAAGGCGAGAGCAGAAGGTCATATTGTGATGATTGCAACCGGGCGTCCATATCGTTCAAGTGAAATGTATTATCGTGAGTTAAATTTGGACACGCCTATTGTTAATTTTAACGGAGCATTTATGCACCATCCTCTGGACCCTAACTGGGGATTTTATCATGAACCACTGGATGTTAAAGTGGCAAAGGACATCGTGGAAGCCTGCAGAAGCTTTCATTTTCATAACATCATTGCAGAAGTAATAGATGATGTGTATTTTCATTATCATGATGAGAAGCTTTTAGATATATTCAGCTTTGGAAATCCAAAGATTACGACTGGTGACCTTGCTGAATTCTTACAAGATTCTCCAACGAGTATGTTAATTCACACAGAAGAAGATCAATTGCAAACGATCCGTCAGCACTTATCAGATGTCCATGCAGAAGTAATTGATCACCGCAGCTGGGCTGCACCTTGGCATGTGATTGAAATTATTAAGATTGGATTAAATAAAGCTGTTGGTTTAAAGAAGGCATCGGATTATTTTGGTATTCCGGCAGAAAGAATCATTGCTTTTGGGGACGAGGATAATGATCTTGAAATGCTTGAATATGCTGGCCACGGAATCGCTATGGGGAATGCCATAGACCAAGTAAAAAACATTGCAAATGATGTAACTTTAAGCAATGAACAAGATGGTGTAGGAGAATATTTAGCAGATTTGTTAAATCTAAAAATATAA